Proteins from a single region of Gaiellales bacterium:
- a CDS encoding nucleotidyltransferase family protein: MIAAVVLAAGEGRRYGGLKQLHEIDGRPMLERVLRILEATGPEHRMVVLGSRAGTILERVDLHGAYPVVCDRWDAGQAASLHAGLAALPGAADWALVVLGDGPGLDPRAVERVLAAAQPGNDAIRAADYGRGRSHPVLIPRSRFAEIPSSGERPVRGLEAEAVDCRDLDAPGDVDYA, translated from the coding sequence GTGATCGCTGCGGTCGTCCTGGCCGCCGGCGAGGGCCGGCGCTACGGAGGGCTGAAGCAGCTGCACGAGATCGACGGCCGGCCGATGCTCGAGCGCGTGCTCCGCATCCTGGAGGCGACCGGGCCGGAGCACCGGATGGTCGTGCTGGGGTCGCGGGCGGGCACGATCCTGGAACGGGTCGACCTGCACGGCGCGTATCCGGTGGTGTGCGACCGCTGGGACGCGGGCCAGGCGGCCTCGCTGCACGCGGGCCTCGCGGCGCTGCCCGGCGCGGCCGACTGGGCGCTGGTCGTGCTCGGCGACGGGCCGGGGCTCGACCCCCGCGCCGTCGAGCGGGTGCTGGCCGCGGCGCAGCCGGGCAACGACGCGATCCGCGCGGCCGACTACGGCCGGGGCCGGTCGCACCCGGTGCTGATCCCGCGCTCGCGCTTCGCCGAGATCCCCTCAAGCGGCGAGCGGCCCGTGCGCGGCCTGGAGGCGGAGGCCGTGGACTGCCGCGACCTCGACGCGCCGGGCGACGTCGACTACGCCTGA
- a CDS encoding zf-HC2 domain-containing protein, with translation MSADPCRGAESLMQPYLDRVLTEAEVSRIDVHLRECTYCSDRYVFERSLRTAVKSCCCDEPVPDGFVERLRRRCTDQA, from the coding sequence ATGAGCGCCGATCCCTGCCGCGGCGCCGAGAGCCTGATGCAGCCCTACCTCGACCGCGTCCTCACCGAGGCCGAGGTGTCCCGCATCGACGTCCACCTGCGGGAGTGCACCTACTGCAGCGACCGCTACGTCTTCGAGCGCAGCCTCCGCACCGCCGTCAAGAGCTGCTGCTGCGACGAGCCGGTGCCGGACGGGTTCGTCGAGCGCCTCCGCCGGCGCTGCACGGATCAGGCGTAG